The genomic region CGGGCAGGGCATTCAGCACGTCGCTGTAAGGGTCGAAGACCTCGAAGCGGCGCTCGCCGAGCTGAAAGAGAAAGGCGTCCGCCTGATAGACGAGAAGCCGCGCATCGGCGCCGGCGGCGCTAAGATCGCCTTCGTGCATCCGAAGGCGAGCGGCGGGGTGCTCCTTGAACTCTGTCAGCGCGACTGATTCAAGATATACGTCGGCCCCGCGCCCGCGGCGCGGGGACGCGCTGTATAAAGCAATATGCGCGTGGATGCGTCCTGTGTCGCTTTCACGCGCTAAAAATTATGAGGAGGTAAGGGATTAATGGCGGACAAAACGATCGACGAACTGTGCGCTGCTCTTGTTGCCAAACGCGAAAAAGCGGCTCTCGGCGGCGGAGAAAAAGCCATCGCCAAGCAGCACGACAAAGGCAAGATGACGGCACGCGAGCGCATCGACGCAGTTCTTGACCCCGGCAGCTTCGTGGAAATCGATGAATTTGTCGAGCACCGCTGCACCAACTTCGGCCTCGACAAGACGACTTTCCTCGGCGACGGGGTCGTGACCGGCTACGGCACGATAGACGGACGCATCGTCTACGTGTTCAGCCAGGACTTCACGGTAATGGGCGGCTCGCTCGGCGAGATGCACGCCCAGAAGATTTGCAAGGTGTTAGACCTCGCGCTCACCAACGGCGCTCCCTGCATCGGCATCAACGATTCCGGCGGAGCCCGCATTCAGGAAGCGGTAGACGCGCTTTCCGGCTACGGGAAAATATTCTTCCGCAACGTAAAGGCGAGCGGCGTCGTCCCGCAGTTCTCGATAATCGCGGGCCCCTGCGCCGGCGGCGCCGTTTACAGCCCGGCCCTTACCGACTTCATCTTCATGGTCGATAAGATCGGCATCATGCACATCACAGGGCCGCAGGTCATCAAATCGGTGACCGGCGAAGACGTGACCTCCGAGCAGATCGGCGGCGCGCGTGCCCACAACTCGACGTCGGGCTGCGCCCACTTCTTCGCGGCGAGCGAAGCGGAGTGCTACGCTCAGGTGCGCAGGGTGATGAGCTTCCTTCCCAGCAACAACATGGAAGAGCCCCCCTACAAAGAGACCGGCGACGACCCCGCGCGCACGGACGCGGAGCTCCGCAACATCGTCCCGACGAACCCGAACCACGGCTACGACGTCCGCGACGTCATCAAAAAGGTCGTCGACAACGGCGACTTCTGCGAGGTTCAGGAGCTTTACGCGCTGAACATCGTCACCGGCTTTGCGAGAGTCGGCGGACGCGTCATCGGCATCATCGCCAACCAGGCGAGATTCATGGCCGGCTGCCTCGACATCGACGCTTCGGACAAGGCGAGCCGCCACATCCGCATCTGCGACGCCTTCAACATTCCTATAGTAACGTTCGAAGACGTCCCCGGATATCTCCCCGGGCTCAAACAGGAAATGGGCGGCATCATCCGCCACGGCGCTAAGCTGCTCTACGCTTACAGCGAAGCCACGGCGCCGAAGATCACTGTCGTCATGCGCAAGGCGTACGGCGGCTCATACCTCGGCATGTGCAGCAAAGACCTGGGCGCCGACGTCGTCCTTGCGTGGCCCCAGGCTCAGATAGCGGTCATGGGCGCCGAGGGCGCGGCGAACATCATCTTCCGCAAAGAGATCGAAGCGGCCGAGGACAAGGGCGCGAAGCGCGCGGAGAAGATCGAGGAATACAGAGAATCCTTCGCTAATCCGTATCGCGCGGCTCAGCGCGGCTTCGTCGACCGCGTCATACTCCCGGAAGAGACGCGACCGGCGCTCTACCAGGCGCTTCTCATGACGGAGAACAAGAGCGAGCTTCGCCCGAAGCGCAAGCACGGCATACTGCCCAACTAAGTCTGGGGGCAATTGACAATGGAAGGTCATATCAGTTCATACTTCGTCGGCGTCCCCGGCGGGCTGATAATGTCGTTCATCGCGTTCAGCATAGTCTTCATCGTCATAATCGGGCTGATGCTCCTTATGATGGGATTGGAGCACGTATGCAACGCGATAGACAGCGTCGGCAAATCAAAAAATAACGCGGCCCCGGCGCAGAAAGCCGCGCCCGCAGCTCCTGCGGCGGGGCCTGCGCCGGCCCAGGCAGCAGCCGCAGCTGAAGACAGCGGCGAGCTGCTTGCGGTAATTTCGGCCGCGATCATGGCGGCGTGCGGCGCTACGGCGCGGGTAACGGCGTTCGCCCCGGCGAAGGCCCCGGCATCCACGGCGTGGAAGAACGTCGGCAGGCTCCAGAATACAGAAGGCTGCTAAGCCTTTCTCGACAAACAAACCTTAGGAGGTCATTTTCTGATGTCACGCAAATACAGAGTCACCGTAAACGGAAAAGCTTATGATGTAGATGTTGAAGAGATGGGCGCAGCCGCGGCTCCGGTAGCTGCTCCCGCTCCTGCGGCGGTGCCTGCGCCGGCCCCAGCCCCTGCACCAGCCCCCGCGCCAGCGCCCGCGGCGGCGCCGGCTCCTGCGGCGGCTCCCGCACCGGCAGGCGCAGGTTCCATTACGGCCCCGATGCCCGGCAAGGTCCTTAAGGTACTTGTCGCCCAGGGCGCGGCAGTAACGGCCGGACAGCTCGTCATCATCCTTGAAGCTATGAAGATGGAGAACGAGATATACACGGCGGTGGCGGGCACGGTTTCTCAGGTCTGCTGCAAAGAGGGAGACACGGTCAGCACAGGCGACACGCTCCTCGTCGTCGCTTAGCCTGATATAACAGTCTTTCCCCGGGAGGAAAACTGAATGGAACTTTACCTTACCGCGCTTAAAGGCGTGGTTGAACAGTCAGGCTTCGTAGCGCTTAATGTGCCTACGCTCATTATGCTCCTCGTCGCTTTCATACTGCTCTACCTCGCCATTGTGAAGGGCTTCGAGCCGCTTCTGCTCATGCCCATCGCGTTCGGATGCCTTCTCGTCAATCTGCCGCTCTCCGGCATCGTTGACCCAGGGGGCTTCCTCTACTTCGTAAAATTCGGCATCGACCATGAGCTCTACCCCGTCATCATATTCATGGGTATAGGAGCTCTTACGGACTTTGGACCGCTGCTCGCGAACCCGATCACCTTCCTTCTCGGGGCCGCGGCCCAGCTCGGCGTGTTCTTCGCGGTCATCGGCGCGATGTTCATGGGCTTCACGATTCAGGAAGCGGCCGGCATAGGCATCATCGGCGGCGCCGACGGCCCGACGGCGATCTACCTCTGCGCGAAGCTTGCCAGGGGCATCCTTCCCGCCGTAGCGGTCGCCGCCTACAGCTACATGTCGCTCGTACCGCTCATCCAGCCGCCTGTGATCAAATTGCTCACGACGAAAAAGGACCGCGCCATCAAAATGGAACAGCTTCGCCCCGTAACGCGCACGGAAAAAATTCTCTTCCCGATCGTCTCGACGATCGCCTGCGGACTCGTCCTTCCCGCGTCGGTGCCCCTCGTCGGCATGTTGATGTTCGGCAACCTGCTGCGCGAATGCGGCTGCACGGAGCGCCTTTCGCTCGCGGCGCAGAATGAAGTGCTCAACGCCACGACGATATTCCTGGGAATCTCCGTCGGAGCCACGATGAGCGCCGAGTCCTTCCTTACGATGGCCACGATCAAGATCATCTGCCTCGGACTCATCGCTTTCATATTCAGTACGGCGGGAGGCCTTGTTTTCGGGCAGATCATGAAGATACTTTCCGGCGGCAAAATCAACCCCGTCATCGGAGCGGCCGGCGTTTCGGCCGTCCCCATGGCGGCGCGCGTCTGCCAGAAGGTCATCTCGAAGGAGTTCCCCGGAAGCTATATACTGATGCACGCGATGGGCCCGAACGTATCCGGGGTCATCGGCACGGCCGTCGCTGCCGGAGCTATGCTTACGCTGCTGACGAAATAACGGGCGCGTTCAAAGCACAGTCAACAAAAACGACTGAGGGCCTTTCTC from Synergistes jonesii harbors:
- a CDS encoding acyl-CoA carboxylase subunit beta — its product is MADKTIDELCAALVAKREKAALGGGEKAIAKQHDKGKMTARERIDAVLDPGSFVEIDEFVEHRCTNFGLDKTTFLGDGVVTGYGTIDGRIVYVFSQDFTVMGGSLGEMHAQKICKVLDLALTNGAPCIGINDSGGARIQEAVDALSGYGKIFFRNVKASGVVPQFSIIAGPCAGGAVYSPALTDFIFMVDKIGIMHITGPQVIKSVTGEDVTSEQIGGARAHNSTSGCAHFFAASEAECYAQVRRVMSFLPSNNMEEPPYKETGDDPARTDAELRNIVPTNPNHGYDVRDVIKKVVDNGDFCEVQELYALNIVTGFARVGGRVIGIIANQARFMAGCLDIDASDKASRHIRICDAFNIPIVTFEDVPGYLPGLKQEMGGIIRHGAKLLYAYSEATAPKITVVMRKAYGGSYLGMCSKDLGADVVLAWPQAQIAVMGAEGAANIIFRKEIEAAEDKGAKRAEKIEEYRESFANPYRAAQRGFVDRVILPEETRPALYQALLMTENKSELRPKRKHGILPN
- a CDS encoding OadG family protein; translated protein: MEGHISSYFVGVPGGLIMSFIAFSIVFIVIIGLMLLMMGLEHVCNAIDSVGKSKNNAAPAQKAAPAAPAAGPAPAQAAAAAEDSGELLAVISAAIMAACGATARVTAFAPAKAPASTAWKNVGRLQNTEGC
- a CDS encoding biotin/lipoyl-containing protein, whose translation is MSRKYRVTVNGKAYDVDVEEMGAAAAPVAAPAPAAVPAPAPAPAPAPAPAPAAAPAPAAAPAPAGAGSITAPMPGKVLKVLVAQGAAVTAGQLVIILEAMKMENEIYTAVAGTVSQVCCKEGDTVSTGDTLLVVA
- a CDS encoding sodium ion-translocating decarboxylase subunit beta, giving the protein MELYLTALKGVVEQSGFVALNVPTLIMLLVAFILLYLAIVKGFEPLLLMPIAFGCLLVNLPLSGIVDPGGFLYFVKFGIDHELYPVIIFMGIGALTDFGPLLANPITFLLGAAAQLGVFFAVIGAMFMGFTIQEAAGIGIIGGADGPTAIYLCAKLARGILPAVAVAAYSYMSLVPLIQPPVIKLLTTKKDRAIKMEQLRPVTRTEKILFPIVSTIACGLVLPASVPLVGMLMFGNLLRECGCTERLSLAAQNEVLNATTIFLGISVGATMSAESFLTMATIKIICLGLIAFIFSTAGGLVFGQIMKILSGGKINPVIGAAGVSAVPMAARVCQKVISKEFPGSYILMHAMGPNVSGVIGTAVAAGAMLTLLTK